The genomic interval ActctattatttttttgcatAAGTATACTTTGATCCTATCTATGTCCATGGGCACGTGGTCCAGTCCAACCATGCGAACACACTGTAACAGTCTCGTATCCTTGATAGAAGGAACAAAATCTGAAACTGGTTTTGATGTTTTATGCTCACCTTGTTAGAGGCATGCTGTTTTCCCTAAATTTTGCCTCTTCGGTTACGATCAGATCATTGGTTTTCTCCTGTGCAAAATTGTACGAGTTGGAAGCAATGTTTAACATGAAATGCCACATATCTGAATTCTATTTTTGAACTATTAACAGGGAAGGAGAAAAGTAGAATAGACCTGCCCTCATATTTAGCAAAATGTGCAGCTGCTAGTGTACGTTTGCAAAACTGAACACTTACAGTGAAAATAGATTTGGAGTATATACCAGGTAGATGAAGGGACAACAATTTCTCTTTATAAAACAAACTACAATTGgactagagatttttttttctggtttaaCTATAAGATTCCTTGCACGGTGTTCTAATTAAGTGATTCTATAGATTGAACTATGCTGTTCTCAACAGGGCTTGGCAATATAAAGCAATTCATGGTTCTACAGAGCATATGAACCACAGAAAATGGTTCTATAGTGGCCCTTTACAGACTAGATTAGGGACACAGAAAATGCATGTCACCATACAAGAATAGTTCTGAGCATTACATTGATATTCTGAAATGATGTGTCCAAGCAGACAATGCATTTCAGCTAGTGGTACTGTGTGCGCAGTTGTGCAGTTTTGACACTATAATAACAGGAATTGGTTGAAAACCAATATATGCCTCTTGTTGTAAGGAGGTTGGAAACCACAGCTTGTGCATTAAAAATTGCATTGCACTTGTCCACAAGGTCAACACCCTGAACTATATGTTCCTCTTGCCTTGTTAATCTGATTCATCTCTCAGCTTGCCTTGTTAATCTGATTCATCTCTCAGCTTGGTCTAACTCTGTCTTTGGATCAGAAAGAGCAGTTGAGAAGAGATGGCTGGACTACTAGCATCTGGAATCATAAAGTGGACAGCAAACAAGCTTTCTTCCTTGGTTTCTCCTCAAATCGTTTCATCGTCATCTGACGAGCAGAGTGCTTCGTTCAGAGATCTAAGAGATCTGCAGAGGACGATGGCAAGGATTCAGCGGACCCTCGATGCGATGGATGAACACAATATAAGAGATGAAGCCGAGAGACTTCGCCTGTGGGAGCTGCAGCAGTTTGCATATGATGCCCAGGATGCTATCGATGAATACAGGTATGAGTTGCTTCGACGGAGGATGGAGGACCAAAGCAATCAAAGGCAGAGCAGCAGAAGTCGCAAGCGCAAGCGCAAAGGTGACAAGAAGGTAATATTATCCCCTTATCCTAGCTATAACCAATGCTACATTTGGTTTATCAGAAAAAATAGTATGTGTTTCTTCTTTGATGAAATAAAGCTTCCAAATTGCAGAGGCCTCCTCTCAAAGTTTCTTGTATAAAAAGAAAAGCTCCCAGGCAATTTGTTTCTGTCAATAATACATGAGTAATCTGCATAACACCAGCTTCTTGCATAAGCAACTATTGACATAGCCATATAAAAGTATTGGGATAGTAGAGGAGCAAAAAAGGGTCCATAAAGGAGCATGTACATATGTGTGTTTTATTTAACTCTTGTTAGTACACAGTATACTACATGCCTttggattataataatattagtGCATATACAGGAACCTGAACCATCCCCTATCAAAGTTCCTGTTCCAGATGATTTGGCAGCAAGGGTGAGGAAAATTTTAGAAAGATTCAATGAGATCACAAAGGCATGGGATGATCTCCGACTCGATGAGAGTGACGCACCAATAAGAGAGGAGGCCTATGACATCAAGATATCTACAGCCCCGCATGTAGGTGATTTTGACATAGTTGGTAGAGAAGAAGACAAGGAAAATATCATCGAAATATTACTTTCCAATGAAGCTGCTCAAGCAAATATGTCTGTTGTTTCTATTGTTGGCATGGGGGGATTGGGTAAGACAACTCTTGCTCAAATGGTGTACAATGATGAAAGAATCAGCAGGTACTTTCAACTAAAGGGCTGGGTGGATGTTTCTGAGGATCATTTTGATGTTAAGGCAATTGCAAGAAAAATTATCATGTCGTTCACTAGGAATCCATGTGATATAGAAGATATGGGTAATCTCCAAAATATGATAACGGCGCAAGTACAAGACATGAAGTTCTTTCTAGTTCTTGACAATGTGTGGAATGTGAAGAAGGAAATCTGGGATGCTTTGCTTTCCCTGTTGGTGGGTGCTCAGTTGGGAATGATCTTATTAACAACACGCGATGAAACTATTTCAAAAATGATAGGAACAATGCCTTCTTATGATCTTAGCTTCCTAACTTCTGAAGAATCATGGCAGTTGTTCAAGCAGATGGCCTTTGGATTTATAGATCAACATATGGATCAACAGTTTGAAGGATTTGGTAGGAAAATTGTGGGAAAATGTGGAGGCCTACCATTGGCAATTAAGGCAATAGGATCCTCTCTTCGCGGTGAGACAAATGAAGAGACATGGAAAGATGTCTCAGAGAGTGATCAATGGGGCTTACCTGCGGAAGAGGATCGAGTGCTGCCAGCACTAAAACTCAGCTATGATCGAATGCCAGTACAATTGAAGCGCTGCTTTGTTTTCCTTTCACTGCTCCCTAAGGGGTACTATTTCTGGAAAGAAGATATGATAAATCTCTGGATGTGTTTGGGACTCCTCAAGCAATACTGTACTGGGCGCCATGAAAACATTGGCAGGATGTACTTCGATGATTTAATTCAGAGGGCAATGATTCAACGAGCAGAATCTGATGAAAAACTGGAATGCTTTGTCACACATGATCTTATCCATGATCTGGCACATTTTGTTTCTGGAGGAGATTTCTTGAGAATAAATACTCAATATTTGCATGAAACCATTGGAAACTTCCGCTACTTATCATTGGTTGTCAGTTCTTCTGATCATACAGATGTAGCACTAAATTCTGTGATGATACCTGGAGGTATAAGAATCCTTAAGGTTGTCAATGCACGAGATAATCGAAGATGTTCCAGTAAGTTGTTTTCTAGTAGCATCAATGTTAAAATTCCTACCGAAACATGGCAAAATCTTAAACAACTTCGTGCATTGGATTTCAGTCATACTGCACTTGCACAAGTACCTGATTCAATAGGAGAATTGAAACTACTCAGATATCTTAGCTTTTTCCAAACACGAATTACCACTATCCCAGAATCAATTAGTGACCTCTACAATCTGAGGGTCTTGGATGCAAGAACGGACAGCCTTAGAGAGCTCCCACAAGGCATAAAAAAACTGGTCAACCTCCGCCATCTCAATTTGGATCTTTGGTCCCCACTTTGCATGCCATGTGGGATAGGTGGGCTAAAAAGACTACAGACATTGCCAAGGTTTAGCATTGGAAGCGGAGGTTGGCATTCCAATGTTGCCGAGCTACACCATCTGGTGAACATACATGGAGAGTTATGTATTACAGGACTACGGAGGGTTATAAATGTTGATGATGCTCAGACAGCTAATTTAGTCAGTAAGAACCAATTGCAAATCCTGAGATTAGACTGGTCTGATGGTGTTTGCCCCAACAACTGCAGTCATCCTAGCAGCCAAAATGATGTGGCTACCCCAGACCCAGAGCATGAGGAAGAGATCTTTGAGAGCCTATGGCCGCACAAGAACATCGAAGAATTGGAGGTAGTCAATTATAGTGGATACAAATATCCTAGCTGGTTTGGGGCTTCTACCTTCATGCAATTGGCAAAGATAATCCTATGTCAGCAAAGCTGCAAGTTCCTTCCTCCACTTGGGGAATTGCCAAGCCTCTGCATACTCTCTATGGAGTGCATGACAGGTGTGGAGCATGTGCGACAGGAGTTCCGTGGAAACATCACCACAAAGGCATTCCCAGCTCTTGAGGAGCTGGAGTTTCAAGAAATATTGAAATGGGTTGAGTGGTCTCAAGTTGGTCAGGATGACTTTCCTTCACTCCGCCTGCTAAAAATCAAGGACAGCCACGAGTTGAGGTACCTCCCACAGGAGCTATCTTCCTCCCTCACAAAGTTAGTTATCAAGGATTGCAGCAAACTTGCTAGTCTACCAGCTATTCCAAACCTCACTACTTTGGTCTTGAAGAGCAAGATAAATGAACAAATTCTGAATGATTTGCACTTTCCGCATCTCAGATCACTGAAAGTGTTACTGTCACGGAGCATCAAGCACCTTTTACTTGACAATCAGAATCACCCATTGCTCGAAGTCTTGGTTATCAGTGTTTGCCCACGTCTTCACTCTATAATGGGTCTTAGCAGCCTTGGGTCACTCAAATTTTTGAAGATACATAGATGCCCTTATCTGCAGCAACCATCTGATAAACCACTGTCAACACAGCTTCAGCGACTTACCATCACAAAGTGCCCATTGCTAGCAGACTGGTTGGAAGTCCAAATTTCGCACCAGCAATGCCAGGTATAGATC from Oryza glaberrima chromosome 3, OglaRS2, whole genome shotgun sequence carries:
- the LOC127766314 gene encoding putative disease resistance RPP13-like protein 1, with product MAGLLASGIIKWTANKLSSLVSPQIVSSSSDEQSASFRDLRDLQRTMARIQRTLDAMDEHNIRDEAERLRLWELQQFAYDAQDAIDEYRYELLRRRMEDQSNQRQSSRSRKRKRKGDKKEPEPSPIKVPVPDDLAARVRKILERFNEITKAWDDLRLDESDAPIREEAYDIKISTAPHVGDFDIVGREEDKENIIEILLSNEAAQANMSVVSIVGMGGLGKTTLAQMVYNDERISRYFQLKGWVDVSEDHFDVKAIARKIIMSFTRNPCDIEDMGNLQNMITAQVQDMKFFLVLDNVWNVKKEIWDALLSLLVGAQLGMILLTTRDETISKMIGTMPSYDLSFLTSEESWQLFKQMAFGFIDQHMDQQFEGFGRKIVGKCGGLPLAIKAIGSSLRGETNEETWKDVSESDQWGLPAEEDRVLPALKLSYDRMPVQLKRCFVFLSLLPKGYYFWKEDMINLWMCLGLLKQYCTGRHENIGRMYFDDLIQRAMIQRAESDEKLECFVTHDLIHDLAHFVSGGDFLRINTQYLHETIGNFRYLSLVVSSSDHTDVALNSVMIPGGIRILKVVNARDNRRCSSKLFSSSINVKIPTETWQNLKQLRALDFSHTALAQVPDSIGELKLLRYLSFFQTRITTIPESISDLYNLRVLDARTDSLRELPQGIKKLVNLRHLNLDLWSPLCMPCGIGGLKRLQTLPRFSIGSGGWHSNVAELHHLVNIHGELCITGLRRVINVDDAQTANLVSKNQLQILRLDWSDGVCPNNCSHPSSQNDVATPDPEHEEEIFESLWPHKNIEELEVVNYSGYKYPSWFGASTFMQLAKIILCQQSCKFLPPLGELPSLCILSMECMTGVEHVRQEFRGNITTKAFPALEELEFQEILKWVEWSQVGQDDFPSLRLLKIKDSHELRYLPQELSSSLTKLVIKDCSKLASLPAIPNLTTLVLKSKINEQILNDLHFPHLRSLKVLLSRSIKHLLLDNQNHPLLEVLVISVCPRLHSIMGLSSLGSLKFLKIHRCPYLQQPSDKPLSTQLQRLTITKCPLLADWLEVQISHQQCQLHESKDAWYEEQQALDELNDASEDEQREEFGLLYEDENGEDSDEQDHEQSEDEEIQYGSDDSSEEDE